From a single Phocoena sinus isolate mPhoSin1 chromosome 1, mPhoSin1.pri, whole genome shotgun sequence genomic region:
- the ATP1A1 gene encoding sodium/potassium-transporting ATPase subunit alpha-1 isoform X5 translates to MIDPPRAAVPDAVGKCRSAGIKVIMVTGDHPITAKAIAKGVGIISEGNETVEDIAARLNIPVSQVNPRDAKACVVHGSDLKDMTAEQLDDILKYHTEIVFARTSPQQKLIIVEGCQRQGAIVAVTGDGVNDSPALKKADIGVAMGIAGSDVSKQAADMILLDDNFASIVTGVEEGRLIFDNLKKSIAYTLTSNIPEITPFLIFIIANIPLPLGTVTILCIDLGTDMVPAISLAYEQAESDIMKRQPRNPQTDKLVNERLISMAYGQIGMIQALGGFFTYFVIMAENGFLPTHLLGVRVDWDDRWINDVEDSYGQQWTYEQRKIVEFTCHTAFFVSIVVVQWADLVICKTRRNSVFQQGMKNKILIFGLFEETALAAFLSYCPGMGVALRMYPLKPTWWFCAFPYSLLIFVYDEVRKLIIRRRPGGWVEKETYY, encoded by the exons ATGATCGACCCACCACGGGCTGCCGTCCCTGATGCCGTGGGCAAATGTCGAAGTGCTGGAATTAAG GTCATCATGGTCACCGGAGACCATCCAATCACAGCCAAAGCCATTGCCAAAGGTGTGGGCATCATCTCGGAAGGAAACGAGACCGTAGAAGACATCGCTGCCCGCCTCAACATTCCAGTGAGCCAGGTGAACCCCAG GGATGCCAAGGCCTGCGTGGTACATGGAAGTGATCTGAAGGACATGACTGCCGAGCAGCTGGATGACATTCTGAAGTACCACACGGAGATCGTGTTTGCCAGGACCTCTCCGCAGCAGAAGCTCATCATTGTGGAAGGCTGCCAGAGACAG GGCGCCATTGTGGCTGTAACTGGCGACGGTGTCAATGACTCTCCGGCTTTGAAGAAGGCTGACATCGGGGTTGCCATGGGGATAGCTGGCTCAGACGTGTCTAAGCAAGCTGCCGACATGATCCTCCTGGATGACAACTTTGCCTCAATTGTGACTGGAGTAGAGGAAG GTCGTCTGATTTTTGATAACTTGAAGAAATCCATTGCCTACACCCTCACCAGTAACATTCCAGAGATCACCCCCTTCCTGATATTTATTATTGCCAACATTCCACTACCCCTGGGGACTGTCACCATCCTCTGCATCGACTTGGGAACAGACATG GTTCCTGCCATCTCCCTGGCTTACGAGCAGGCTGAGAGCGACATCATGAAGAGACAGCCCAGAAACCCCCAAACGGACAAACTCGTGAACGAGCGGTTGATCAGCATGGCCTACGGACAGATTG GTATGATCCAGGCCCTGGGGGGCTTCTTCACCTACTTTGTGATTATGGCTGAGAACGGCTTCCTCCCGACTCACCTGCTGGGCGTCCGAGTAGACTGGGATGACCGCTGGATCAACGACGTGGAGGATAGCTACGGGCAGCAGTGG ACCTACGAACAGAGGAAGATCGTGGAGTTCACCTGCCACACAGCCTTCTTTGTCAGCatcgtggtggtgcagtgggccGACTTGGTCATCTGCAAGACCAGGAGGAATTCTGTCTTCCAGCAGGGGATGAA GAACAAGATCTTAATATTTGGCCTCTTCGAAGAGACGGCCCTTGCTGCTTTCCTTTCCTACTGCCCTGGAATGGGTGTTGCCCTGAGGATGTATCCCCTCAA ACCTACCTGGTGGTTCTGTGCCTTCCCCTACTCTCTTCTCATCTTCGTGTATGACGAAGTCCGAAAGCTCATCATCAGGCGACGCCCTGGCG